Proteins from a genomic interval of Treponema succinifaciens DSM 2489:
- a CDS encoding Mur ligase family protein, with product MEKNLCVLLKSLGSEETDYKIVAEDGISSPKNTDACVEGLAFDSRDVKENYLFFALPGTHTTGNKFIAQAVSCGAGAVVFQDEITQEEHSQIKEALASSSKKVVFVKVPSSRFAMSPVSSCFYDNPSSKLVVYGVTGTEGKSSTVSFIWQLLRLNGIKAGFISTVQYSLGGDAIDNPQHQTTPEAPVVQRELYEMVCNGCTHAVVESSSHGLSKKLNRLGNVLFDCAVFMNVTLEHLEFHGTYEQYKSDKANLFRALDLHNHEKTIAGVATKIPAFGVVNLEDPAASYFASCTKHKTIGFTTEGKAGKQAALGLSSPPLPEIPKDMPYFSCRNIASARFGLAFSIHRFETHDSLNNENSVVHVKASVPGAFNAYNITAAILAVHGTTGISIEKLALCAQKLTSVKGRMTVIDEGQPFEVIVDYAHTPSSFETIFPPLKNRAMGKMICVFGSGGERDTTKRPLQGEIAARFCDIVILTDEDPRKEDRMTIIEQIALGARKEGKKDNVDLFLVPDRPQAIRKAFSMAKENDIVLLLGKSHENSIIYADNAIKYDEISEAKNALKEMGFAK from the coding sequence ATGGAAAAGAATTTGTGCGTGCTTTTGAAGTCGCTTGGCTCGGAAGAAACTGATTATAAGATTGTGGCGGAAGACGGAATTTCTTCCCCAAAGAATACAGATGCTTGTGTAGAAGGTCTTGCTTTTGACAGCCGGGATGTAAAAGAAAACTATTTGTTTTTTGCCTTGCCCGGAACTCATACAACAGGCAACAAGTTTATAGCGCAGGCTGTTTCTTGCGGGGCTGGCGCAGTTGTTTTTCAGGATGAAATTACGCAGGAAGAGCATTCGCAAATCAAGGAGGCTTTGGCTTCCTCTTCAAAAAAGGTTGTGTTTGTAAAAGTTCCTTCATCACGATTTGCAATGTCGCCTGTAAGCTCGTGCTTTTATGATAATCCTTCTTCAAAGCTTGTTGTCTACGGAGTTACAGGAACGGAAGGCAAGTCTTCCACTGTTTCGTTTATATGGCAGCTCTTGCGCCTGAACGGAATCAAGGCGGGTTTTATTTCCACAGTGCAGTATTCTCTTGGAGGAGACGCTATAGACAATCCGCAGCACCAGACAACGCCGGAAGCTCCTGTTGTTCAGCGCGAGCTTTATGAGATGGTTTGCAACGGATGTACTCACGCTGTTGTGGAATCTTCCAGCCACGGATTGAGCAAAAAACTTAACAGGCTTGGCAATGTTCTTTTTGACTGCGCTGTTTTTATGAATGTTACGCTTGAGCATTTGGAATTCCACGGAACTTACGAGCAGTACAAAAGCGACAAGGCGAACTTGTTCCGCGCTTTGGATTTGCATAATCACGAAAAAACAATTGCCGGAGTTGCGACAAAAATTCCTGCGTTCGGAGTTGTGAATTTGGAAGATCCTGCGGCGTCTTATTTTGCTTCCTGCACCAAGCACAAAACCATAGGGTTCACTACGGAAGGAAAAGCAGGCAAGCAGGCTGCTTTGGGACTTTCATCTCCTCCGCTTCCAGAAATTCCAAAAGATATGCCGTACTTTTCTTGCAGAAATATAGCTTCGGCAAGATTCGGGCTTGCATTCAGCATTCACCGCTTTGAAACACACGATTCCCTTAACAACGAAAATTCTGTTGTCCATGTAAAGGCTTCTGTTCCTGGAGCGTTCAATGCATACAATATAACGGCTGCGATTTTGGCTGTGCACGGAACGACCGGCATTTCAATAGAAAAACTTGCTTTGTGTGCGCAGAAACTTACGAGTGTAAAAGGCCGCATGACTGTAATTGACGAAGGTCAGCCTTTTGAAGTGATTGTGGACTATGCCCATACGCCTTCGAGTTTTGAAACGATTTTTCCGCCTTTAAAAAACCGCGCTATGGGCAAGATGATTTGCGTGTTCGGCTCTGGCGGTGAACGCGACACAACAAAACGTCCTCTTCAAGGTGAAATTGCCGCCCGCTTCTGCGACATTGTGATTCTTACAGATGAAGATCCGCGCAAGGAAGACAGAATGACGATTATTGAGCAGATTGCTTTGGGTGCAAGAAAAGAAGGCAAAAAAGACAACGTGGATTTGTTCCTTGTTCCAGACCGTCCGCAGGCAATCAGAAAAGCGTTCAGCATGGCAAAGGAAAACGACATTGTGCTTCTGCTTGGAAAAAGCCATGAAAATTCTATAATTTACGCCGACAATGCTATAAAGTACGATGAAATTTCAGAAGCAAAGAATGCTTTAAAAGAAATGGGGTTTGCAAAATGA
- a CDS encoding D-alanine--D-alanine ligase family protein, which produces MNVVLIYGGKSGEHEISLLSCASVIRNISAKHNVSLISISKGGKWYLEDDSVFKEIRNNPEAALCVHENESREVKVSFGRGKDNVFFACGNYIPCDVVFPVLHGTYGEDGTVQGVFEMAGVPFVGCGVLASSAAMDKETTKILLKNAGIPVVPYMCISRSQINSSSLYDKLIEEAIEKLEFPLFVKPCAAGSSDGASLARNKRELSFALMEAFSWDNKVLIEKAIDAREVECSVTGNSVTATSESDCTLLKAYGPGEIVPKHDFYDYDAKYNDPDGAELKIPALLSDDKLELIRETAKKAYSVINASGLSRVDFFVDRKTGEIYLNEINTIPGFTKISMFPKMCDADGLEYSELIDYLLKEGIENFKAKQSLCTSR; this is translated from the coding sequence ATGAATGTGGTTTTAATATACGGTGGAAAATCAGGCGAGCATGAAATTTCACTTTTGTCATGCGCATCTGTAATCAGAAACATCAGCGCAAAGCACAACGTTTCTCTCATTTCGATTTCCAAAGGCGGAAAATGGTATCTTGAAGACGATTCAGTTTTTAAGGAAATAAGAAACAATCCCGAAGCCGCTCTTTGTGTTCATGAAAATGAAAGCCGTGAAGTAAAAGTTTCGTTTGGGCGTGGAAAAGACAATGTGTTTTTTGCCTGCGGAAACTACATTCCATGCGATGTTGTGTTCCCGGTTCTGCATGGAACTTACGGAGAAGACGGAACTGTTCAGGGGGTATTTGAAATGGCTGGCGTTCCATTCGTTGGCTGCGGAGTTTTGGCTTCAAGCGCGGCAATGGACAAGGAAACTACAAAAATTCTTTTAAAGAACGCAGGAATTCCAGTTGTTCCATATATGTGCATTTCAAGAAGCCAGATAAATTCAAGTTCTCTTTATGACAAGCTTATTGAAGAAGCGATTGAAAAACTTGAGTTTCCGCTTTTTGTAAAGCCATGCGCTGCAGGTTCAAGCGACGGAGCAAGTCTTGCCCGGAATAAAAGAGAGCTTTCTTTTGCGCTCATGGAAGCATTCAGCTGGGACAACAAAGTTCTTATTGAAAAAGCGATTGACGCTCGGGAAGTTGAATGCTCTGTAACTGGAAATTCTGTAACGGCAACTTCGGAATCTGACTGCACGCTTTTAAAGGCTTACGGACCGGGAGAAATTGTTCCAAAGCATGATTTTTATGACTACGATGCAAAATACAACGACCCGGACGGAGCTGAGCTAAAAATTCCCGCTCTTCTTTCAGATGACAAGCTTGAGCTCATAAGGGAAACTGCAAAAAAAGCGTATTCAGTAATAAACGCATCGGGTTTGAGCCGCGTGGATTTTTTTGTGGACCGCAAGACTGGCGAAATTTACCTGAACGAGATAAACACAATTCCGGGATTTACAAAAATCAGTATGTTCCCCAAAATGTGCGATGCAGACGGATTGGAATATTCTGAGCTTATTGATTATCTTCTAAAAGAGGGAATTGAAAATTTCAAGGCGAAACAAAGCCTTTGCACTTCAAGATAG
- the murD gene encoding UDP-N-acetylmuramoyl-L-alanine--D-glutamate ligase, whose amino-acid sequence MPHIYPHGCYFNSLDEINGKKITIMGLGLNGGGEACVRFFLRHGAFVTVTDMKTAEQLAPTLESLAKDRFLDKSRLHFVLGGHKIEDFSNADCVIKNPGVKIEGNQFLAAAKAIETDISIFLRFTKAPIIAVTGSKGKSSTVSALSYGLNQAGFKCFLGGNITVSPLSFLEKTDGTTPVVLELSSWQLADLRGRKLLKPKISIITKIVPDHQNWYGDMDSYVEDKKLIFADQDKNDFTILDFDEDNYLKETASPKRGCRCWGDLFASETKAKVLRYSKVLLPKGIFGAYLEKSGSSYKGVARVPSEFVKPSLKEKTVLEEVVMESLQVPGEHMRANVLNASLAMYLMGVAPAQICTVMGQWKGIPHRLEKFYDWKSPSDGRKVVFYNDSCSTVPEACAAAIQSFDQRVVLIAGGTDKELDFLPLARCLDPENNTKFPPYEIYLLSGSGTDKLVSMLDERGVKYEGPFDSLQILLDVLKTCLMSENASRNYGEVFSDTWLPVVFSPGATSFGMFSNEFDRGDKFKSLVKSIF is encoded by the coding sequence ATGCCGCATATTTATCCGCATGGATGCTATTTTAATTCGCTTGATGAAATAAATGGCAAGAAAATTACAATAATGGGACTTGGTCTTAACGGCGGTGGTGAGGCTTGCGTCCGCTTTTTTTTAAGGCACGGAGCTTTTGTTACCGTTACCGACATGAAGACTGCTGAACAGCTTGCGCCAACTCTTGAGTCTCTTGCAAAAGACAGATTTCTTGACAAGTCCAGGCTTCACTTTGTTTTGGGCGGACACAAGATTGAAGATTTTTCCAATGCGGACTGCGTTATAAAAAATCCCGGCGTAAAAATTGAAGGCAATCAGTTTCTTGCGGCTGCAAAAGCAATTGAAACAGACATCAGCATTTTTCTGCGCTTTACAAAAGCTCCTATAATTGCAGTTACAGGAAGCAAGGGAAAATCCAGCACAGTTAGCGCGCTTTCCTACGGACTGAATCAGGCTGGCTTTAAATGCTTTTTAGGCGGAAACATCACCGTAAGTCCGCTTTCGTTTCTTGAAAAAACAGATGGAACTACTCCTGTTGTTCTTGAGCTTTCTAGCTGGCAGCTTGCGGATTTGCGCGGAAGAAAACTTTTAAAGCCAAAGATTTCTATAATCACAAAGATTGTTCCAGACCACCAGAACTGGTACGGCGACATGGACAGCTACGTGGAAGACAAAAAGCTGATTTTTGCCGATCAAGATAAGAATGATTTTACAATCCTTGACTTTGACGAAGATAACTACCTTAAAGAAACTGCTTCTCCAAAAAGAGGCTGTCGCTGCTGGGGCGATTTATTTGCAAGCGAGACAAAAGCCAAAGTTCTTAGATACAGCAAGGTCCTTTTGCCAAAGGGAATTTTCGGAGCTTATTTAGAAAAAAGCGGTTCTTCCTACAAAGGAGTTGCGCGTGTTCCTTCCGAATTTGTAAAACCAAGTCTAAAGGAAAAAACAGTTCTTGAAGAAGTTGTAATGGAAAGTCTGCAAGTTCCGGGCGAGCACATGAGAGCTAATGTTTTGAATGCCAGTCTTGCCATGTACCTTATGGGAGTTGCTCCGGCTCAGATTTGCACCGTGATGGGGCAGTGGAAAGGAATTCCTCACCGCCTTGAAAAATTCTACGACTGGAAAAGTCCTTCTGACGGACGCAAGGTTGTCTTTTATAATGACAGCTGCTCAACAGTTCCAGAAGCGTGCGCTGCGGCAATCCAGTCATTTGATCAGCGCGTTGTTCTTATTGCCGGCGGAACAGACAAAGAACTGGACTTTCTTCCGCTTGCAAGATGTCTTGATCCGGAAAACAACACAAAGTTTCCGCCTTACGAAATCTACTTGCTTTCCGGCAGTGGAACAGACAAACTTGTTTCTATGCTTGATGAGCGCGGCGTAAAATATGAAGGACCGTTTGATTCCCTGCAGATTCTTCTTGACGTTCTTAAAACCTGTCTTATGTCTGAAAACGCAAGCCGAAACTATGGTGAGGTTTTTTCTGATACTTGGCTGCCGGTTGTCTTTTCTCCGGGCGCAACCTCATTCGGAATGTTCTCAAACGAATTTGACCGTGGCGACAAGTTCAAGTCACTTGTAAAGTCAATATTTTAG
- a CDS encoding DUF6979 family protein: protein MSKETVFGKTCITAVKLIADEKTDPEKAWKRAIQVYTHSPKTQIKSCPKNAFVDLCASGYIKGIKKQNDIILSENGKISIEAINILETNNWKIRSKSKFWSENFNRSHQGQLDVILALKENNLLVD from the coding sequence ATGAGCAAAGAGACTGTTTTTGGAAAAACTTGCATAACTGCTGTAAAGCTAATTGCTGATGAAAAAACAGATCCAGAAAAAGCATGGAAGAGGGCGATTCAAGTTTATACGCATAGTCCCAAAACGCAAATAAAAAGCTGCCCAAAAAATGCCTTTGTTGATTTGTGCGCTTCTGGATATATAAAAGGCATAAAAAAGCAAAATGATATTATCTTGTCTGAAAATGGAAAAATCTCAATAGAAGCTATAAATATATTAGAAACTAATAACTGGAAAATAAGGTCAAAGTCAAAATTTTGGTCTGAAAATTTTAACCGTTCTCATCAAGGGCAGCTGGATGTTATTTTAGCTCTAAAAGAAAATAACTTGCTCGTGGATTAA